In one window of Osmia lignaria lignaria isolate PbOS001 chromosome 11, iyOsmLign1, whole genome shotgun sequence DNA:
- the Sfxn2 gene encoding sideroflexin 2, producing the protein MEEKRFDIDKPLWDLSTFAGRWKHFASVTDFRTCLVPESELHNAKKLYEECKLGKEPPGTTREQMIYAKKLYESSFHPDTGDLQNVFGRMSFQVPGGMAITGAMLQFYRTTTAVVFWQWMNQSFNAFVNYTNRNANSPTTEFQLGMAYVSATSAAMLTAIGCKSFWAKRANPLMARYVPFAAVAAANCVNIPLMRQNEIEQGIEVGDENGNKLTKSKLAAIKGISQVVISRIVMCAPGMLILPPIMEKLEKYPWMQKIKPLHAPIQVVLVGCFLTFMVPTACALFPQNCSIKSSNLERWEPENYEILKKNCKGREIPTHLYFNKGL; encoded by the exons ATGGAGGAAAAAAGATTCGACATAGACAAACCACTTTGGGATCTCAGCACCTTCGCAGGGAGATGGAAACATTTCGCATCGGTGACTGATTTCCGCACATGCCTCGTTCCTGAATCCGAACTGCACAATGCGAAAAAACTATACGAAGAATGCAA ACTTGGGAAGGAACCACCTGGTACAACCCGAGAGCAAATGATCTACGCTAAAAAGCTTTACGAGTCTTCCTTTCACCCCGATACCGGTGATCTACAGAATGTCTTTGGCAGGATGTCCTTTCAAGTGCCAGGTGGTATGGCAATTACCGGTGCTATGCTTCAATTCTACAG AACAACTACCGCCGTAGTCTTCTGGCAATGGATGAACCAGTCGTTCAACGCGTTTGTTAACTATACTAATAGAAACGCTAACAGCCCCACGACAGAGTTTCAATTAGGGATGGCTTATGTTAGCGCTACCTCTGCCGCTATGTTAACAGCAATAGGATGCAAGTCGTTCTGGGCGAAACGAGCGAACCCACTTATGGCG CGTTATGTGCCGTTTGCCGCTGTGGCAGCTGCGAATTGCGTGAACATCCCTTTGATGAGGCAAAATGAAATAGAACAGGGGATTGAAGTCGGCGATGAAAATGGCAATAAACTTACAAAATCAAAA CTGGCAGCGATCAAAGGTATCAGTCAAGTAGTAATCTCAAGGATTGTGATGTGCGCACCTGGCATGC TCATTCTTCCGCCCATTATGGAGAAACTAGAGAAATACCCTTGGATGCAGAAGATCAAACCATTACACGCGCCTATACAAGTTGTGCTCGTCGGTTGTTT TCTGACGTTTATGGTGCCCACTGCTTGTGCATTGTTCCCACAAAATTG CTCGATTAAGTCAAGTAATTTGGAACGTTGGGAACCAGAAAATTACGAGATTCTAAAGAAGAATTGTAAAGGCAGAGAGATACCTACGCATTTGTACTTCAACAAAGGTTTATAA
- the Ing3 gene encoding inhibitor of growth family, member 3, whose protein sequence is MLYLEDYVEMIEHLPQELRDRFTEMREMDLGVQNSMDSLEKKVKTFFSNAKKMKPSEKEAEYEAIRREYYKTLEDADEKVHLANQMYDLVDRYLRRLDQELHKFKMELEADNKGITEILEKRSLELDQPPTNSSQKENRYSFTSSSRSRDNHSHSRAEKRRDSNASSTSIEKRLAIEKISPSLPESRPASANSGPIIAATSVPSTPTAIANSVGSVSYNLGHIGAGGNAIAAAASQAIAATQQMQHGRRTASLKASYEAINTGGVHAAEFSRELAGAAQTAIAAIQETTKKHKKKVTTAVPSSSVVAAAVQQPVSPPVITTNTQVVDSDNPDWTYDPNEPRYCICNQVSYGDMVACDNSDCPFEWFHYPCVGITAPPKGKWYCPQCTSSMKRRGGRKN, encoded by the exons ATGCTTTACTTGGAAGATTATGTCGAAA TGATTGAGCATCTACCACAAGAATTAAGAGACCGATTCACAGAAATGAGAGAAATGGACTTAGGTGTACAGA ATTCAATGGACagtttagaaaaaaaagtaaaaacatttttttcaaatgcAAAGAAAATGAAACCTAGCGAAAAAGAGGCAGAGTATGAAGCCATTAGAAGAGAGTATTACAAAACTTTGGAGGATGCAGATGAAAAGGTGCACTTAGCCAATCAGATGTACGACTTAGTAGATAGATATTTGAGGAGATTAGATCAGGAATTGCACAAATTTAAAATGGAATTAGAAGCAGATAATAAAGGTATTACAGAAATATTGGAAAAGAGGTCACTAGAGTTAGATCAACCACCAACAAATAGTAGTCAGAAAGAAAATCGGTATAGCTTTACATCATCCAGTAGGTCACGAGACAATCACAGTCATT CTCGGGCAGAGAAAAGAAGAGATTCAAATGCATCATCTACTTCGATAGAAAAACGCTTAGCTATAGAAAAAATATCTCCAAGTCTTCCTGAATCGCGACCAGCTTCCGCAAATTCAGGACCAATTATCGCCGCTACTAGCGTGCCATCCACTCCTACTGCAATCGCGAATTCTGTTGGTTCTGTAAGCTATAATCTTGGTCATATAGGAGCTGGTGGAAATGCCATAGCAGCTGCAGCTTCGCAAGCTATCGCTGCAACACAACAGATGCAGCATGGCAGACGTACTGCCAGTTTAAAAGCTAGTTACGAGGCCATCAATACTGGCGGTGTACACGCGGCTGAGTTTAGTAGAGAACTGGCTGGTGCTGCTCAAACCGCTATTGCAGCTATACAAGAAACAACAAAGAAGCATAAAAA AAAAGTAACAACTGCTGTTCCAAGTTCAAGCGTAGTTGCTGCCGCCGTTCAGCAACCAGTATCACCTCCAGTTATAACTACAAATACACAAGTAGTGGATTCGGATAATCCAGATTGGACGTATGATCCAAACGAACCAAGATATTGTATATGTAATCAAGTATCTTATGGAGATATGGTTGCCTGTGACAATTCAGAT TGTCCTTTCGAATGGTTTCACTATCCATGTGTGGGTATCACTGCACCGCCAAAAGGCAAGTGGTACTGTCCTCAATGTACATCTTCTATGAAGAGACGCGGAGGTCGGAAAAACTGA
- the LOC143305814 gene encoding inactive CLIP domain-containing serine protease A3 yields the protein MFGTSSFLLFVACILRYYVLAQDTVTFDSPTNAMKAGENGCCCVPTGTCPYTSTTDIDIRIVNPGSDCSAGEVYCCSMSGNLADSCGIRKIAATSHPQGQASYGAYPWQAVLLTSSSSYAGSGVLITPNHVLTVAHKVAPYTNGGLKVRLGDWDVQSTNEPYPYKEYSVQRVSIHPQFNSVNLQNDVAVITLSGTVPISTSPNINTACLPRAIPATNTRCWVSGWGKDAFGANGRYQSIMKEVDVSIVGQTTCEAELKRTRLGQSFDLNQNSFLCAGGETGKDACTGDGGSPLVCQSGNDQWQVVGMVAWGIGCATSNVPGVYVNVYNYIPWITQQIN from the exons ATGTTTGGTACCAGCTCGTTCCTGTTGTTTGTGGCTTGCATTCTGCGGTATTATGTCCTGGCGCAAGACACGGTTACCTTTGATAGTCCTACAAACGCTATGAAGGCGG GTGAAAACGGTTGTTGTTGTGTTCCAACGGGTACGTGTCCCTATACATCGACCACTGACATCGACATTCGTATAGTTAACCCA GGTTCTGATTGCTCTGCTGGAGAAGTATACTGTTGTTCAATGTCTGGAAACTTGGCTGACTCCTGTGGTATTAGAAAAATCGCCGCAACTTCGCATCCCCAAGGCCAAGCTAGTTATGGAGCATATCCTTGGCAAGCTGTACTTTTAACTTCGAGCAGCTCTTATGCAGGCTCTGGGGTGCTTATTACTCCAAACCATGTGCTCACTGTTGCTCACAAAGTAGCCCCCTACAC AAATGGTGGTCTCAAAGTAAGATTAGGAGACTGGGATGTACAATCGACTAACGAGCCTTATCCATATAAAGAATATTCAGTCCAGAGAGTATCAATACATCCACAGTTCAATTCTGTTAATCTTCAAAATGATGTAGCAGTAATAACCTTAAGTGGTACTGTCCCTATCTCAACTAGTCCTAATATCAATACTGCTTGCTTGCCTAGAGCAATACCTGCAACTAATACAAG GTGCTGGGTATCAGGCTGGGGAAAAGATGCATTCGGTGCAAATGGCAGATACCAGAGTATAATGAAGGAAGTAGATGTATCCATTGTTGGTCAAACAACTTGCGAAGCTGAGCTTAAAAGAACCAGGCTTGGACAATCTTTTGATCTTAACCAAAATAGCTTCTTATGTGCAGGAGGGGAAACTGGAAAAGATGCATGCACA GGTGATGGTGGTTCACCATTGGTATGTCAATCTGGCAATGATCAGTGGCAAGTTGTTGGAATGGTAGCATGGGGTATTGGTTGTGCAACCAGTAATGTTCCTGGTGTATATGTAAATGTCTATAATTATATTCCATGGATAACACAACAAATCAATTGA
- the ohgt gene encoding E3 ubiquitin ligase component cereblon, producing the protein MAMDANVEEDEAFSELDNRQGNVEEDMPEENVDETAVSESTFDLTLPATHSYLGHNLEELRGRTILDDGIYMNLPLLVKQSVMLFPGQTLPMTVFDPQTIDMLTACIRNNRTLGVVCLGYDKMVPIGTTAEIYECVYEDPEQGFRLKAKGRQRFKILRVIIQGYDKISANVKILPEIILGPPFWDERLASLDHLRIRPRTEEDFKKQEKIENLDATVTPWPAWVYRQYDPLRLSLKIRQHLQFIESRGSSIPEEPTDLSFWVAQNLLLDDNERIVLLNYDCAISRLQREIKYLEDDKIFVCCDCDSFIGRQSKMFPMSKEGPQGTYCNPAGIIHETVTLYHAQGLTLSRNPPSIEYTWFPGYAWTVAMCENCGAHMGWKFTAVRNDLKPRSFWGLIRKSLKNKDK; encoded by the exons ATGGCAATGGATGCCAACGTAGAAGAAGATGAAGCATTCAGTGAATTAG ACAACAGACAGGGCAATGTTGAAGAAGACATGCCTGAAGAAAATGTTGATGAAACAGCTGTATCTGAAAGCACATTTGATTTGACATTACCAGCAACACATTCT TATTTAGGACATAACTTGGAAGAACTGAGAGGAAGGACAATATTAGATGATGGAATTTATATGAACTTGCCATTGTTAGTCAAACAGTCTGTTATGTTATTTCCTGGACAAACACTACCAATGACAGTGTTTGATCCACAGACTATTGACATGTTAACTGCTTGCATCAGAAATAACAGGACCTTGGGTGTTGTATGTTTGGGATATGATAAAATGGTACCAATAGGTACAACTGCAGAAATTTATGAATGTGTGTATGAGGATCCTGAACAAGGCTTTCGTTTGAAAGCCAAAGGCAGGCAGAGGTTCAAGATTCTGAGAGTTATAATACAG GGGTATGATAAAATATCAGCCAATGTAAAAATTCTACCAGAAATAATACTTGGACCACCATTTTGGGACGAACGTTTAGCTTCGTTAGATCATTTACGAATACGTCCAAGAACTGAAGAAGATTTTAAGaagcaagaaaaaatagaaaatttagatGCTACTGTTACTCCTTGGCCTGCTTGGGTATACCGGCAATACGATCCTTTAAGactttctttaaaaatacgACAGCATTTACAGTTTATTGAAAGCA GAGGAAGCAGTATACCAGAAGAACCAACAGATCTATCATTTTGGGTAGCCCAAAATTTGTTACTAGACGATAATGAAAGAATTGTTTTATTGAATTATGATTGTGCAATTTCGAGACTACAAAGGGAGATCAAATATTTGGAAGAT GATAAAATATTTGTTTGCTGCGATTGTGATTCTTTTATTGGAAGGCAGTCAAAAATGTTTCCAATGAGTAAAGAAGGTCCACAGGGTACTTATTGTAATCCTGCTGGAATCATACATGAAACAGTAACATTATATCACGCGCAGGGTCTTACATTAAGTCGCAATCCGCCTTCAATAGAATATACATGGTTCCCAgg gTATGCTTGGACAGTAGCTATGTGTGAAAACTGTGGTGCTCATATGGGATGGAAGTTCACGGCAGTTCGCAATGATTTAAAACCCCGATCATTTTGGGGCTTGATACGTAAGAGTTTGAAAAACAAAGACAAGTGA